From Propionispora vibrioides, the proteins below share one genomic window:
- a CDS encoding glycosyltransferase family 9 protein has translation MSYRNILIVKLSAIGDVIHALPVAHALKQCYPEARITWVVEKPAYDLLTNNPDIDEIIVFDKPKFKSIGGLLRHGPGFAKELKQHHFDLSIDLQGLFKSGMISWLSGARERLVYCNAREGSDFLGRKVCGPFADGHVVNRYLDVVRSLGCQVDAPVFPIEITEEEAGQALAIAKHSGLDVQNSYVILAIGANWPNKCWPVSRFAELADRLYEDGVIPVVIGGAKETTAFAEMQAIMRIPPVNMIGKTTLKQLAYLIRRSQAFVGGDTGPMHLAAATGAPVVALYGPTDANRNGPFGSGHKAIIIDRDCAGCWQRQCPKSMDCLEQILVVEVYNSLQAILGRKA, from the coding sequence ATGTCTTACCGCAACATTCTTATCGTCAAATTAAGTGCCATCGGTGATGTAATTCATGCGTTGCCTGTAGCTCATGCTTTGAAGCAGTGCTACCCAGAGGCGCGTATCACCTGGGTAGTCGAAAAACCGGCTTATGATCTCTTGACGAACAATCCGGATATAGATGAAATTATTGTTTTTGATAAACCGAAATTTAAATCAATTGGCGGCTTGTTGCGGCATGGGCCGGGTTTTGCAAAAGAATTAAAACAGCATCATTTTGATTTGAGTATTGATTTGCAGGGATTATTTAAAAGCGGCATGATTTCCTGGCTTAGTGGCGCCCGGGAACGCTTGGTTTATTGCAATGCCCGGGAAGGCAGTGATTTTCTCGGTAGAAAGGTATGCGGCCCTTTTGCTGACGGACATGTGGTCAACCGTTATCTGGATGTGGTTCGTTCGCTGGGATGCCAGGTTGATGCCCCTGTATTTCCAATCGAGATTACGGAGGAAGAAGCCGGGCAGGCGTTGGCCATCGCAAAACATAGCGGATTAGACGTACAAAATTCCTATGTTATTTTGGCAATCGGTGCCAACTGGCCTAATAAGTGCTGGCCGGTTTCCCGCTTTGCGGAATTAGCAGACAGGCTCTATGAAGATGGTGTTATTCCTGTCGTTATTGGCGGCGCCAAAGAAACAACAGCCTTTGCTGAAATGCAAGCTATAATGCGTATCCCGCCTGTCAACATGATAGGTAAGACCACATTGAAGCAATTAGCCTATTTAATCAGAAGGTCCCAAGCTTTTGTTGGCGGCGATACCGGTCCGATGCATTTGGCTGCAGCAACCGGCGCGCCGGTTGTTGCCCTATACGGACCTACGGACGCCAACCGTAATGGCCCTTTTGGTTCAGGCCACAAAGCGATTATTATCGACCGGGATTGTGCCGGCTGTTGGCAGCGGCAGTGTCCTAAAAGCATGGACTGCCTGGAGCAGATTTTGGTTGTTGAAGTATATAATTCTTTACAAGCCATCCTTGGGCGGAAGGCATAA
- a CDS encoding LptA/OstA family protein, with protein MKKQQQLAACTAGILLAAAAFFPALAADNHVKTDKAKDADSDKKTAQQKAPIVIDADQLKYVDSNGDFFAQGNVNVTQMDSKILADLVEGNAKQYEVWIQDKAVLMQPGMDLTGNSLQYNYQKHTGTMADVNGNIDKERVHANQIELQPDKSIINKGWMTRCPAIVPDYRISGESIEIWPGDHYIVHNAKFWIKNTVVYSMPAYRGSLKKDKTDNNPFPTIGYDHDGITLKQHLETPIGNNSNLSAFADLRYYSQKGFKPFYGVKDEEKGYNLQLVQGYLKDNDDSWIKVEPELRLNTTSKRLGESPFSYTFGASYGKWVDSAKSSWRQDYHVYFSRDPIKLSQSTTLNLGTGIGYIKESYNDTTWTPVRFDVNLNKKVSDRLSTWVGYSYNHDYDTTFDYNQPNSEQELRTGFSYKVDRLNSIAINHTYEIDGHRVQDVDYTWTHNLHCWDASLTYRAKRDQVKFDITMAHF; from the coding sequence ATGAAAAAGCAACAACAACTGGCAGCTTGTACCGCAGGGATTCTGTTGGCCGCTGCTGCTTTTTTTCCGGCTTTGGCAGCGGACAATCATGTTAAAACCGATAAAGCTAAAGATGCTGATTCCGACAAAAAGACTGCTCAACAAAAGGCTCCGATTGTTATTGATGCTGATCAGCTTAAATATGTCGATTCCAATGGTGACTTTTTTGCCCAGGGCAATGTGAATGTTACTCAGATGGATAGCAAAATACTGGCGGACTTGGTAGAAGGAAACGCTAAGCAATATGAAGTATGGATTCAGGATAAAGCTGTACTCATGCAACCGGGAATGGACTTAACAGGCAATTCCTTACAATATAACTATCAAAAGCATACCGGCACTATGGCGGACGTTAACGGAAATATAGATAAGGAACGGGTTCATGCGAACCAAATTGAGTTGCAGCCGGATAAGAGCATTATCAACAAAGGCTGGATGACCCGCTGCCCGGCTATTGTGCCTGATTACCGCATTAGCGGGGAATCGATTGAAATCTGGCCAGGGGATCATTATATTGTTCATAATGCGAAGTTTTGGATAAAGAATACCGTCGTGTATTCTATGCCCGCTTATCGTGGGTCGTTAAAAAAGGATAAGACGGATAATAACCCTTTTCCCACTATAGGATATGACCACGATGGAATTACACTGAAACAACATTTAGAGACCCCTATCGGTAATAACAGCAATTTGTCGGCTTTTGCCGATTTGCGTTATTATTCTCAAAAGGGATTTAAGCCTTTCTATGGAGTGAAGGATGAAGAAAAGGGCTATAATTTGCAGTTGGTGCAGGGATATTTAAAAGACAATGATGATTCCTGGATTAAAGTAGAACCGGAACTGAGACTGAATACGACCAGCAAGCGACTGGGCGAATCTCCGTTTAGCTATACTTTTGGCGCTTCTTACGGTAAATGGGTAGATTCGGCTAAGAGCAGCTGGCGTCAGGATTATCATGTATATTTTAGTAGAGATCCTATTAAGCTTAGCCAATCAACTACGTTAAACTTGGGGACAGGCATTGGGTATATTAAGGAAAGTTACAATGACACTACCTGGACGCCGGTTCGTTTTGATGTAAACCTGAATAAAAAAGTATCGGATCGCCTTTCTACTTGGGTGGGATATTCCTATAATCATGATTACGATACCACCTTTGACTATAATCAACCCAACTCGGAACAGGAACTGCGGACTGGGTTTAGCTATAAGGTTGATCGGTTAAACTCAATCGCAATTAATCACACCTATGAAATTGATGGTCACCGGGTACAGGATGTTGATTATACCTGGACACACAACCTGCATTGCTGGGATGCCAGCCTCACTTACCGGGCTAAACGCGATCAGGTTAAATTTGACATTACCATGGCTCATTTTTAG
- a CDS encoding CPBP family glutamic-type intramembrane protease: MGFLFVFIVFAALLIVVWPFSWIYNFLLMNFPVLASVDADDILLRVTMVIVALVVWYVYSRFNLPSMQLGKLNRRRTSLLIYSFIIGCVAVLAFYTAKCLMGYGFLEWERFPADHIWRTLLWYLLGALTVAFIEEAFFRGIVYKAFWRDLQNKMPAALLAAAFFGSLHWISFAWLLRWAAGEENLIQTFVSLEFINASSVGMFFFITALGLLLIYTYEYMGSLYAAIGLHAGMVFAARVGGKVAISFSQDGSMDILKASVTNAPYLGFALLIAALLVIFVKKVRGFSFLDKENPGVL, encoded by the coding sequence TTGGGCTTTCTTTTTGTATTTATTGTGTTTGCTGCATTACTTATTGTTGTTTGGCCCTTCTCCTGGATTTATAATTTTTTGCTAATGAATTTCCCGGTACTGGCTTCCGTGGATGCCGATGATATATTGTTGCGGGTAACAATGGTGATTGTTGCCCTTGTGGTTTGGTACGTTTACTCTCGTTTTAATCTTCCTTCTATGCAATTGGGTAAGCTAAATCGCCGGCGAACCAGTTTGCTTATCTATAGCTTTATAATTGGCTGCGTTGCTGTGTTGGCTTTTTATACAGCAAAGTGTCTGATGGGGTATGGGTTTCTGGAATGGGAGCGTTTTCCTGCTGATCATATATGGCGTACCTTACTTTGGTATTTGTTAGGGGCATTGACGGTAGCGTTCATTGAAGAGGCTTTTTTTCGCGGTATTGTGTATAAGGCCTTTTGGCGGGATTTACAAAATAAGATGCCGGCGGCTTTGCTGGCGGCTGCTTTTTTTGGCAGTCTTCATTGGATTAGCTTTGCCTGGTTATTACGCTGGGCTGCGGGGGAAGAAAATCTTATCCAGACTTTTGTTTCGCTGGAATTTATCAATGCTTCATCAGTAGGAATGTTCTTCTTTATCACTGCATTAGGTCTTCTTTTGATTTATACATATGAATATATGGGCAGTTTGTATGCTGCGATTGGTCTTCATGCCGGTATGGTGTTTGCCGCTCGGGTAGGGGGGAAAGTAGCGATATCCTTCTCTCAGGATGGCTCAATGGATATTTTGAAGGCTTCTGTGACAAATGCGCCTTATTTGGGCTTTGCTCTATTGATAGCAGCATTGCTTGTAATTTTTGTGAAGAAAGTAAGGGGATTTTCTTTTTTGGATAAGGAAAATCCGGGAGTTTTGTAG
- a CDS encoding bifunctional heptose 7-phosphate kinase/heptose 1-phosphate adenyltransferase yields the protein MLQTLLELVPKLKDKKIMVIGDMVADVYLEGKIARISREAPVLILEHSAEHVVPGGAANATYNVAALGGEVFAMGVVGDDYAGNQLRQELGDKGIHTDGLISGPDRPTITKTRIMAGGQATVRQQIVRIDRECKQPFSEETEEKIVKSIKENLSAMAAVVLSDYGSHTVSSRIRDYVIAYCKEMQIPCIVDSRYDVMSYKGVTVVKQNESEAAAALGLKTVDAVSLQHAGKIILERLEAEAVLISRGPDGMMLFERSGKISNIPVTNKSEVYDVTGAGDTVVAAMTLALAAGASYYDAARLSNFAAGIVVRKPGTATSSPEELREAIGNHDGA from the coding sequence ATTTTGCAGACTTTGCTGGAGCTTGTGCCCAAGTTAAAAGATAAAAAAATTATGGTTATCGGTGATATGGTTGCCGATGTGTACTTGGAAGGAAAGATCGCCCGGATTTCCCGTGAAGCGCCCGTTTTGATCCTGGAACACTCGGCAGAGCATGTTGTTCCCGGCGGTGCTGCCAATGCAACCTACAATGTGGCTGCCCTGGGCGGTGAAGTGTTTGCTATGGGGGTTGTAGGCGATGATTATGCCGGTAATCAACTGCGGCAGGAATTGGGTGATAAAGGCATTCACACGGACGGGCTGATTAGTGGTCCTGATCGGCCGACAATTACCAAAACCCGTATTATGGCCGGGGGACAGGCGACCGTCCGGCAGCAGATTGTCCGCATTGACCGGGAATGTAAGCAGCCCTTTTCAGAAGAAACGGAAGAAAAAATAGTAAAAAGCATTAAAGAGAATCTTAGTGCTATGGCTGCCGTAGTCCTAAGTGACTATGGCAGTCACACCGTGTCATCCCGGATCCGGGACTATGTCATTGCCTACTGCAAGGAGATGCAGATTCCCTGCATTGTGGACTCCCGCTATGATGTTATGTCCTATAAAGGGGTTACCGTGGTTAAGCAGAACGAATCGGAGGCCGCCGCCGCTTTAGGCTTGAAGACTGTTGATGCCGTATCTCTGCAACATGCCGGTAAGATCATTCTGGAGCGGCTTGAGGCAGAGGCCGTACTGATCAGCCGGGGTCCTGACGGCATGATGCTTTTTGAACGAAGTGGTAAGATTAGCAATATTCCGGTGACCAATAAAAGTGAAGTCTATGATGTGACCGGCGCCGGCGATACGGTAGTGGCGGCTATGACATTAGCCTTGGCTGCCGGTGCATCCTATTATGATGCTGCCAGGTTATCCAATTTTGCCGCCGGCATTGTGGTTAGAAAACCAGGAACGGCTACAAGTAGCCCGGAAGAATTGAGAGAAGCGATTGGCAATCATGATGGAGCATAA
- the rfaE2 gene encoding D-glycero-beta-D-manno-heptose 1-phosphate adenylyltransferase, which yields MSVVSREKVQLIAASLKAAGKTVVFTNGCFDILHVGHVRYLTAARNQGDCLIVGLNTDQSVRILKGPTRPVNNENDRAEVLSALSVVDYVVLFGENTASELVEVIQPTIYVKGGDYAVAELPEAEAVAKHGGKIVLVPMVEGRSSTQIINKIKA from the coding sequence ATGTCCGTTGTATCACGGGAAAAAGTCCAATTAATAGCTGCTAGCTTGAAAGCCGCTGGTAAAACGGTCGTATTTACCAACGGCTGTTTTGACATATTGCACGTAGGTCATGTCCGGTATTTGACAGCCGCCCGCAATCAGGGGGACTGTCTGATTGTAGGGCTGAATACAGATCAATCGGTACGAATATTAAAAGGTCCTACCCGTCCGGTAAACAATGAAAATGACAGAGCTGAAGTACTCTCTGCCCTGTCTGTTGTTGATTATGTAGTGCTGTTTGGAGAAAACACGGCCTCCGAATTAGTTGAGGTGATTCAACCGACCATTTATGTTAAAGGTGGCGATTATGCCGTTGCCGAGCTGCCGGAAGCGGAAGCAGTAGCAAAGCATGGGGGTAAAATTGTTCTCGTTCCCATGGTAGAGGGAAGATCATCAACTCAGATTATTAATAAAATAAAAGCATAA
- a CDS encoding glycosyltransferase family 2 protein, translating into MKKLVSIVIPAYNVGTEIEECLRSIQQQTYLEWEALVVNDGSKDNTAAIVEKLAAEDSRIRLINQSNAGVSSARNTGIKEAVGGYLAFLDGDDMWEPDFLDEMITAKEQDDVAMVYCGYSHLYAGGMKRKFTYPYVSGHILLDVINKKTQVHIGAILVDKSIIDSYNLHFTEGCLVAQDQEFIKNLVSLVKVKAVPKELMIYRIRTGSAIRAKWNWQKHIHGVYAFRRSAKFILEQELGHYNKTQLAYDLAAREAFNLYKLIWRMIKNGYEKEAIELMDDQENMLTMEKLDVTRLKFSHRLKCRAVKSKNKFLWWLLRYV; encoded by the coding sequence TTGAAAAAGCTGGTGTCGATTGTTATTCCGGCCTATAACGTGGGAACGGAAATTGAAGAATGCCTTCGCTCCATACAACAACAGACGTATCTGGAGTGGGAGGCTTTAGTCGTAAATGACGGCTCAAAGGATAATACGGCCGCCATTGTGGAAAAGCTGGCGGCAGAGGACTCGCGTATTCGTCTAATCAATCAAAGCAATGCCGGTGTATCCAGCGCAAGAAACACCGGCATAAAGGAAGCTGTCGGGGGATACCTCGCTTTTCTTGACGGGGACGACATGTGGGAACCTGATTTTTTAGATGAAATGATAACGGCGAAAGAGCAAGACGATGTGGCTATGGTGTATTGCGGATACTCTCACTTATACGCAGGCGGAATGAAACGGAAATTTACTTATCCCTATGTAAGCGGGCATATTTTGCTTGATGTAATCAATAAAAAAACGCAAGTGCATATAGGCGCAATCCTGGTTGATAAGAGTATTATTGACTCGTACAATTTACATTTTACTGAAGGCTGTCTGGTTGCCCAGGACCAGGAATTTATCAAAAATCTGGTGTCTCTCGTAAAAGTAAAAGCAGTTCCCAAAGAACTTATGATTTACCGGATTCGCACCGGGTCGGCCATAAGGGCTAAATGGAACTGGCAGAAACATATTCACGGGGTTTATGCTTTTCGCCGATCAGCCAAGTTCATTTTGGAACAAGAACTTGGCCATTATAACAAAACACAACTGGCATATGATCTGGCTGCCCGTGAGGCTTTCAATTTATATAAACTAATATGGCGAATGATTAAAAACGGCTATGAAAAAGAAGCAATAGAATTAATGGATGACCAAGAAAATATGCTTACCATGGAAAAGCTGGATGTGACCAGGTTAAAATTCAGTCATCGGTTGAAGTGCAGGGCGGTCAAGTCTAAAAATAAATTCCTCTGGTGGTTGTTGCGTTACGTATAA